GGCAATTGGTTTTGGTTCTACACTAATTAAAACCAAGTCCATTCTATACTCTCTAGCAATCTCAATTGCTTCGCGAGTTGGTGTAACGCCAATTTTGTCCCCTTCAGGTCCAATTAAAAAGACTTTTGAAAAAGGGATATTGCCGTTAATCATGTGTTCAGCTGCTGGCTTTTTATTTTTAGTATTTGTTGGTTGAATAATTAACTCCTTAAATAATAGATAAATGTAAAAATAAAAGTGGTATCCCACTTCTAAACTACGATCAAAAGAGATTTTAATTGTAGCTAGAAACCCAAGGCTATGGCCATCAGGTGAGATGTTATCTACTTTCTGCAATTAAATATTGCTTTTATATTTTAACACTTTTATTAAATAATTTAGAAAATTAATTATTTTCCTTATACGAATAAAAATGAATTGAATTAGTAAAATTAAATAACAAAACTTACTATTATTTTTTCTGCTTTTTTGATTATTTTGTATCCAAATTCATCGCTATGTTCATCTAAATATTTTATAACTTGGTGATACAATTCGTTATCTTCATTGTCAATAAATTTGACTTCAACTTCGTTAGCACCCTTTTCTCAAGCATCATCTAATTCAAGTTCGAAATTACAAATTGCTTGTTTGATGTTTTGGTAGTTTCCTAAAATTATTTCAATCATATTTCTCCTTTACCATTTTTTACATAAAATTCAGGCAATTATTCTTTTAATTCTGCTTGCTGTATAGCGTTTCGATACACAAGCATTAACAAAAGAATTATAATCTGGTTGATTAGCATTTTTTAGTAATAAATTTTCAATGCCTTCAGAAACCAATTTTACCTTTTTCAATTTATTTATGTTTGTATTGGTCAAAATCTTAATAAATTTTTTATAGTATTTATCAATAAAGCGTGGGTGCTTTATTTTCATTGGTGAAAACTGCGATATTGATTCATTGTTGCGCAATTTATTGCGTAATAACGATGCTGAGGCATAATTATCAATTGTTGTTTCACTATGAAAAGCAATATTTCTCTCCAATGAGTAAGGTGTGATATTGTAATCATTAAAAATTATTGTTTTTATATACTCAAAACCTAAAATATCATTAGGCATAGTGAAGTTTTTTCCCGTTAATTCTTGCAATGCACAACTAAAAGCTTTGGGATATGCTAATTTCTCTTTACGAATATATTTACGAATGATTTGGTCAAAATTTTGTTGGTTTTTTTTAAGAGTTTTTGCAATAAAAATCATCTGCTCAATATCATTAGATTCGGAACCAAAAACAATTTTATCAACTCCTGCTTTATATAATTTTTTAATAGCATTTTGAGCAAATATATGGGCGGCTTGAACACCTTGTTCGAAGTTTAGCTTTAAAACTTTATTTACTCCATATTTTTTTGCTATTGCTTTGCGTTTAGCAAAACTAGTGATGGTTAACTCGCCCCGCTGACTGAATTTATCAGTCATGACAACAATAATTTTCTCGTTAGGGAAATTCTCTTTTATTCAATTTAACTGGCGAATATGACCATTATGAAATGGATTATATTCTGCGACAATTCCAATAGCCATATTACTCCTTTTATTTATTAATTTTAAATAAAAAATCAATCTAAAAAAGCAATTAAAAAATATTATTAAATATCCTTATTTTTTTCAATGAACTTATTGAATGAAAGTTTATGTTGTAGCACTAAAGATTATCAATTTGTCATTAATTTATAATTATTTTTTTTGTGATTTGATTCCCAAAACTTCCAAAAATAAAAAGTTTTGTGATTTGATTCCTAAAACTTTTAAATAGAAAAAAGTGGTTTATAATATAAATATTAAGGGTAAATATGGTTGAAAGTAACAAACAATTAAAATCAAGAGATATATATCTTAGTCAATTAATTGAATTCAAGGATAAAGAACCAATTAAGGTTATTACTGGTATTAGAAGGTCTGGTAAGTCAAGTTTATTAAAACTAATGCAAGAACATCTTTTGGATAATGGCGTTAAGGAAAAACAAATTATTTCAATGAATTTTGAATCTTTTGATTTTCAGAGTATGAATTATACCGATTTGTATGAGTATGTAAAAAACCGAATAGTTAAAGGCAAAAGGTCTTATTTGTTTTTTGATGAGCTCCAACGAATTGATAAATGAGAAAATGCTATAAACGCATTTCGTGTTGACTTTGATTGTGATATTTATATTACTGGTTCTAATTCATACTTATTATCAACCGAATATTCTACATATTTGGCAGGTAGATATGTAGAAATTAAAATGTATCCGCTGTCATTTAAAGAATTTATTGATTTTCATGGTTTTAAATTAGTTGAATATAAAACACTGCTTGGCAATAATAAAAAAAGAGCTTTGAATGCAAATGATGAAATTGTTGAAATTAATGACTTATTTGATGCTTACTTAAGATATGGCGGGATGCCTGGAATAATGGATATTGGACTTGAACAAAATAAAGTACTAACACTTTTAGATGGTGTATATTCAACAGTAATTATAAGAGACATTCTTCAGCGACACAGAAAAAGCCAATTAAGTCAAATCTCTGACACAGAGTTATTGAGAAAGATTGTATTATTTTTGGCAGATAATATTGGCAACAATACTTCAATTAATTCAATTAGCAATGTCTTGTTATCTCAAAATATGCTTCAACAAGTTCAAAAATCATCTAAACCAGCTACCAAAACTATTTCATCTTATGTTGCCTCACTAAAGGAATCGTTTTTATTTTATGAAGTAAAACGTTTTGATATAAAAGGAAAAGAATATTTAAGCACACTTGGTAAATACTACATAGTTGATATCGGATTAAGAAATTATTTACTTGGATTTAGAGATAGAGATAAAGGTCATATTCTTGAAAATATTGTTTATTTTGAACTATTAAGAAGAGGTTATGATGTTTGCATTGGCAAAATAAATGATTTAGAAGTTGATTTTATAGCAACAAAACCTGATGAAAAAATTTATATTCAAGTTAATCAAAGCATGAAAAATGAATCAGTAAGAGATAGAGAACTTAATGCATTGCAAAAAATAAACAATAATTATCGAAAAATGATTATTAGTTTAGATAAATTAATCGATGATGAATTCAATGGCATTGAAATTGTTGATTTAATTGAATGGTTGCTAAAATAGCAATAAATTAAAATGTGCGTTTTTGATGTTTAACGCACATTTTATTTTCGCAATTTTCTAAATGCCCTTAATGAATTCACTTATATACGACTTAAATTTTTCAATTTTATCATGTTGCTGATTAAAGAAAGGAAAGCCAATAATTTTATATTGGTCAGAAAGCAGTCCGCTAATATGATTTTTTTCTTCAATTTCCATTAAAAATTCTTCTTTTCATGGGTCTTTTTCAAGTATGTGCTGACCTTTTGGTTCAATGAATGCTTGATATGTTGTTTCCTCATAAATTGTTTTTCTTTTAATAAATAATAAAAAGTCTGGCTCAAATCTTTGGCCTTTATCAAATGAATAGATAGCTAATTCAGGAATTCTTTCATTTCTTACAACATAGTACTCTAGGTCTTTATTTTTGAGCATCGGTTCAATATCGCTTTTAAAGTGTTTGATAAATAATTTTTCTTCGCTTGTGCCATAATTATCATTAAACACATATCAATTTTCTTTTGATAAATCAAGTTGATAAGCATTATTAGTACAATTATTTTGTGAATCACCCTTACCACCATTATTATCAATAGTTTGGAGATTAATAATTTTATCTTTTAATACTTCGCTAAGCTGCTTAGCTACAAATTCTGTTGAACCCTCATATTGTGGTTTTAAATTTAAAATATGTGATGCAATGTTTGCTAAAGCGTTTTTAACGGCAAAAAATATTGTTTTAGCACTTAAATTGCCCGAATATGTGATACTTATATTTGAGTTACCAATAAATTCGTCAGAAGTTAAAAACTCTTTAGTTGATTTTAAATTAGTAAATTTTTCTTTTAAAACATTAAAACTTAACTCGTTATAACATTCAATAGCACCCAAAAGAATGTTATAACTAATGTCTTTTAGTTTGATATTTGTTACATTTACATTCAAATTATTGTTTGAATAATCATCACCAAATAAATTTGATATATAACCTGAATTTTTAACATCAGTATAATCATAAGTTTTGTTTCTAATGCTTGATTCTAGAGAGTCTGGTTTACTTTTAGGTATTCTTTTATTTGAATAAACAAAGGTTTTTTTATAAAATTCGCTAGATTTAAATTCATCTTTTAGTCTATATTCTATTTTATTTTGCACTTCAGGTTGTAAACCGCTAGCAATTAAGGCTCTATGCAGTTCTGAGATATATTGTGAGTCATTTTTGCTATGAAAATACATAGTTTCTAAAATTCGATTTTTGTTTTCGATATCTTGGTCATATTTTCTTTTGAATTTGTCATCTTCATCATTGGTTGCAAATGGGCAATATCTAGCTCCCCGACCAATAAGTTGTGCTTCTTTAATTGTATAAGACCCAATTTTGCCTTTTCCGGCTTGTCGCGTATCATATAAGCGCACTATATCAAATAAATTTAATACATCCCAGCCCTCATTTAACATATCAACTGAAAAAATAATTCTGATTGGATTATTGGTGTCTTCTAATGAATTAACTAACAATTGTTTTTCTTTATTATCGTCAGAAGCTCCATTCATAATTATTGAATTTTCAACAGTAAATGAATTTTTAATTGATTGCTCTAATAATTCAAGAGTATTATCTTTTTGTTTAAAGTAATTGATAGCTTCATTTAATTTTTCAATGTTAAATAGCTCTAAATTCAACAATTCATAACTTGTTAAAGTTTTTATTTTGTTAAAAAATTCTTCATAAAAACTTTTCGATTCATTAATTCTTTGCGACTTAAGCATAATTACAGGTTTAATATTAAGTTTTAAGTCTGAAAAAAGAAATTTTCGATATTCACTCATTACTAATGCTATTAGCGTTCTTTGTCACAAATCACCAGAAGTAGCAAAATTTTGAAAATCTTTTGTATAGCCACTTTCCCTAAAATTTACAAGCGGATAGTTAAAGACAATTTTATCCTTGTATTTTTCAAGAACATTGCTATCTTTTAAATCACAAGTTGCCGTGAATTCAAGCATTATATTATCTTTATTTCTATTAAATGCATTCATAACTGAGATTTCTCAGTTTTTTAATTCAGATTCTTGGTCTATTGTTTTTTTCTTAGTAAATGAATTAATGTGATGGCTTTCATCAGAAATAAATACAACTTTATTGTCTTCAAATTGGTCAAATGTTATTTTATTTTCCTTTGGCTGCATTAAATCTAAGTGCAACTTTTGCGTGGTAGTAAAGACTATTTCAATATCATCACTAAGTATATTATTGGTAAAATTATCAACTTTTTTGATTTTTATATTATTGCCTAAATATTGAATATTTTCGTCAAATAAATATTTGCTAGATAATGGATTAATAAAGTTTTCAATTGTTTTTTCAAGCACATTGGTTTGATTGACAAAAAACAAAAATTTCCGATAACCTTTTGTATATAAATAAAGAATAAGTCCAGCCATTATAACAGTTTTACCACTCCCTGTTGCCATATGAAATAGTGAGTGAATTTGTTTATTATTTCTTAATTTACCATTTTCAAAATACAAAATAAAATTACTAAAAGCATCTTTTTGATACTCTCTTAAAATTATGTTTTTTGATAGTCCACTATTAATAATGTCGGGAAAATCAATACTTTTGCCATATTCTTTTA
The genomic region above belongs to Mycoplasmopsis bovigenitalium and contains:
- a CDS encoding nucleotidyltransferase, with the translated sequence MAIGIVAEYNPFHNGHIRQLNWIKENFPNEKIIVVMTDKFSQRGELTITSFAKRKAIAKKYGVNKVLKLNFEQGVQAAHIFAQNAIKKLYKAGVDKIVFGSESNDIEQMIFIAKTLKKNQQNFDQIIRKYIRKEKLAYPKAFSCALQELTGKNFTMPNDILGFEYIKTIIFNDYNITPYSLERNIAFHSETTIDNYASASLLRNKLRNNESISQFSPMKIKHPRFIDKYYKKFIKILTNTNINKLKKVKLVSEGIENLLLKNANQPDYNSFVNACVSKRYTASRIKRIIAWILCKKW
- a CDS encoding DEAD/DEAH box helicase family protein — encoded protein: MKLINHLPTHFIGINNIKEQFLYEKINTLKEYGKSIDFPDIINSGLSKNIILREYQKDAFSNFILYFENGKLRNNKQIHSLFHMATGSGKTVIMAGLILYLYTKGYRKFLFFVNQTNVLEKTIENFINPLSSKYLFDENIQYLGNNIKIKKVDNFTNNILSDDIEIVFTTTQKLHLDLMQPKENKITFDQFEDNKVVFISDESHHINSFTKKKTIDQESELKNWEISVMNAFNRNKDNIMLEFTATCDLKDSNVLEKYKDKIVFNYPLVNFRESGYTKDFQNFATSGDLWQRTLIALVMSEYRKFLFSDLKLNIKPVIMLKSQRINESKSFYEEFFNKIKTLTSYELLNLELFNIEKLNEAINYFKQKDNTLELLEQSIKNSFTVENSIIMNGASDDNKEKQLLVNSLEDTNNPIRIIFSVDMLNEGWDVLNLFDIVRLYDTRQAGKGKIGSYTIKEAQLIGRGARYCPFATNDEDDKFKRKYDQDIENKNRILETMYFHSKNDSQYISELHRALIASGLQPEVQNKIEYRLKDEFKSSEFYKKTFVYSNKRIPKSKPDSLESSIRNKTYDYTDVKNSGYISNLFGDDYSNNNLNVNVTNIKLKDISYNILLGAIECYNELSFNVLKEKFTNLKSTKEFLTSDEFIGNSNISITYSGNLSAKTIFFAVKNALANIASHILNLKPQYEGSTEFVAKQLSEVLKDKIINLQTIDNNGGKGDSQNNCTNNAYQLDLSKENWYVFNDNYGTSEEKLFIKHFKSDIEPMLKNKDLEYYVVRNERIPELAIYSFDKGQRFEPDFLLFIKRKTIYEETTYQAFIEPKGQHILEKDPWKEEFLMEIEEKNHISGLLSDQYKIIGFPFFNQQHDKIEKFKSYISEFIKGI
- a CDS encoding ATP-binding protein, coding for MVESNKQLKSRDIYLSQLIEFKDKEPIKVITGIRRSGKSSLLKLMQEHLLDNGVKEKQIISMNFESFDFQSMNYTDLYEYVKNRIVKGKRSYLFFDELQRIDKWENAINAFRVDFDCDIYITGSNSYLLSTEYSTYLAGRYVEIKMYPLSFKEFIDFHGFKLVEYKTLLGNNKKRALNANDEIVEINDLFDAYLRYGGMPGIMDIGLEQNKVLTLLDGVYSTVIIRDILQRHRKSQLSQISDTELLRKIVLFLADNIGNNTSINSISNVLLSQNMLQQVQKSSKPATKTISSYVASLKESFLFYEVKRFDIKGKEYLSTLGKYYIVDIGLRNYLLGFRDRDKGHILENIVYFELLRRGYDVCIGKINDLEVDFIATKPDEKIYIQVNQSMKNESVRDRELNALQKINNNYRKMIISLDKLIDDEFNGIEIVDLIEWLLK